A single Blastococcus colisei DNA region contains:
- the metH gene encoding methionine synthase: protein MSDSPILRPDATAALTALLDQRILVLDGAMGTAIQRDRPDEAGYRGERFADWPTDVQGNNDLLSITAPEIITAIHREYLDAGADLIETNTFNATTISLSDYGMQDLAYELNVASARLARRECDAMTERIPDKPRFVVGAIGPTSRTASISPDVNDPGARNVTYDELVEAYLEQANGLVDGGSDVLLIETIFDTLNAKAAIFALETLFEERGRRWPVMISGTITDASGRTLSGQVTEAFWHSVRHVNPLLVGLNCALGAKEMRPYIAEMSRIADTFVSCYPNAGLPNAFGEYDESPDETAAVLAEFADSGFVNLVGGCCGTTPAHIAAIAGVVEGRKPRIPVEVQPALRLSGLEPVTVTEDSLFVNVGERTNITGSARFRNLIKAGDYPAALAVARQQVEAGAQVIDINMDEGMIDGVQAMDRFAKLIATEPDICRVPTMIDSSKWEVIEAGLKCVQGKAIVNSISLKNGEEEFVHHARLCRKYGAAVVVMAFDEDGQGDNLVRRTQICKRAYDILIEQVGFPAEDIIFDPNIFAVATGIEEHANYGLDFIEATRWIKQNLPGALVSGGVSNVSFSFRGNNPVREAIHSVFLYHAIEAGLDMAIVNAGQLEVYSEVPALLRERIEDVILNRRPDSTERLLEIAGDFAGDGSVKEVATEEWRSLPAGERITHALVKGIDAFVEDDTEELRALISERGGRPIEVIEGPLMDGMNVVGDLFGAGKMFLPQVVKSARVMKKAVAYLIPFIEAEKQPGDAERTNGKVVMATAKGDVHDIGKNIVGVVLQCNNYDVVDLGVMVPAQKILDAAKHEGADVIGLSGLITPSLDEMVNLASEMERQGFDVPLLIGGATTSRAHTAVKIAQKYHGPVVWVKDASRSVPVVAALLSDEQRPKLLAETAAEYEALRERHAARQDSRTMLPIAAARAAAPRIDWSTYSPPRPRMLLQQAMDVCAGPSCDHVHHVATQFVRTFTEYPLEELRGYIDWQPFFNAWEMRGRFPDILHNPVSGEAARRLYEDAQAMLDQIIGEKWLTANGALGLFPANQVEGDDIEVYTDESRSAVLTTLHQLRQQTEGRDGSSRKSLADFVAPKATGLRDYVGAFAVTAGLGSVERVMAFKKANDDYSAILLESLADRLAEAFAERLHERVRKEFWAYAPDEHLDADGLIAEKYHGIRPAPGYPACPEHTEKQTIWDLLDVEATTGIQLTESMAMWPGAAVSGLYFSHPDSRYFVLGRVGRDQVEDYARRKGWTVAEAEKWLSPNLGYRTEDE from the coding sequence GTGTCCGACTCACCCATCCTCCGCCCGGATGCCACGGCCGCGCTGACCGCCCTGCTCGACCAGCGGATCCTCGTGCTCGACGGCGCGATGGGCACCGCCATCCAGCGGGACCGGCCGGACGAGGCCGGCTACCGCGGGGAGCGCTTCGCCGACTGGCCGACCGACGTGCAGGGGAACAACGACCTGTTGAGCATCACCGCTCCCGAGATCATCACCGCGATCCACCGGGAGTACCTCGATGCCGGCGCGGACCTCATCGAGACGAACACGTTCAACGCCACCACGATCTCGCTGTCCGACTACGGCATGCAGGACCTCGCCTACGAGCTCAACGTCGCCTCCGCCCGGCTGGCCCGCCGGGAGTGCGACGCGATGACCGAACGCATCCCGGACAAGCCGCGCTTCGTCGTCGGAGCGATCGGGCCGACCAGCCGGACGGCGTCCATCTCCCCGGACGTCAACGACCCGGGCGCCCGCAACGTCACCTACGACGAGCTGGTCGAGGCCTACCTGGAGCAGGCGAACGGGCTCGTCGACGGCGGCTCCGACGTGCTGCTGATCGAGACGATCTTCGACACGCTCAACGCCAAGGCGGCGATCTTCGCGCTGGAGACGCTTTTCGAGGAGCGCGGGCGCCGCTGGCCGGTGATGATCTCCGGCACCATCACCGACGCCTCCGGCCGCACGCTGTCGGGGCAGGTCACCGAGGCCTTCTGGCACTCGGTGCGGCACGTGAACCCGCTGCTGGTGGGGCTCAACTGCGCCCTCGGCGCCAAGGAGATGCGGCCCTACATCGCCGAGATGTCACGGATCGCCGACACGTTCGTGTCCTGCTATCCGAACGCGGGCCTCCCGAACGCGTTCGGCGAGTACGACGAGTCGCCCGACGAGACCGCCGCGGTGCTGGCGGAGTTCGCCGACAGCGGCTTCGTCAACCTCGTCGGGGGCTGCTGCGGCACGACACCGGCACACATCGCGGCGATCGCCGGCGTGGTCGAGGGCCGGAAGCCGCGGATCCCCGTCGAGGTGCAGCCCGCCCTCCGGCTCTCCGGTCTCGAGCCGGTGACCGTCACCGAGGACAGCCTCTTCGTCAACGTCGGCGAGCGCACGAACATCACCGGATCGGCCCGTTTCCGCAACCTGATCAAGGCCGGCGACTACCCGGCGGCGCTGGCGGTGGCCAGGCAGCAGGTCGAAGCCGGCGCGCAGGTCATCGACATCAACATGGACGAGGGGATGATCGACGGCGTCCAGGCGATGGACCGCTTCGCGAAGCTGATCGCCACCGAGCCCGACATCTGCCGCGTGCCCACGATGATCGACTCCTCGAAGTGGGAGGTGATCGAGGCCGGGCTCAAGTGCGTCCAGGGCAAGGCCATCGTCAACTCGATCTCGCTGAAGAACGGCGAGGAGGAGTTCGTCCACCACGCCCGGCTGTGCCGCAAGTACGGCGCGGCGGTCGTCGTCATGGCCTTCGACGAGGACGGCCAGGGCGACAACCTCGTCCGCCGCACGCAGATCTGCAAGCGCGCCTACGACATCCTCATCGAGCAGGTCGGCTTCCCGGCCGAGGACATCATCTTCGACCCCAACATCTTCGCCGTCGCCACGGGGATCGAGGAGCACGCGAACTACGGCCTGGACTTCATCGAGGCCACCCGCTGGATCAAGCAGAACCTGCCCGGTGCGCTCGTCTCCGGCGGCGTCTCGAACGTCTCCTTCTCCTTCCGCGGCAACAACCCCGTGCGCGAGGCCATCCATTCGGTCTTCCTGTACCACGCGATCGAGGCCGGCCTGGACATGGCGATCGTGAACGCCGGCCAGCTCGAGGTCTACAGCGAGGTGCCCGCGCTGCTGCGCGAGCGCATCGAGGACGTGATCCTCAATCGCCGTCCGGACAGCACCGAACGCCTGCTGGAGATCGCCGGTGACTTCGCCGGCGACGGCTCGGTCAAGGAGGTGGCGACCGAGGAGTGGCGGTCGCTGCCGGCGGGGGAGCGGATCACGCACGCGCTGGTGAAGGGCATCGACGCGTTCGTCGAGGACGACACCGAGGAGTTGCGCGCCCTCATCAGCGAGCGGGGCGGCCGGCCGATCGAGGTGATCGAGGGCCCGCTGATGGACGGCATGAACGTCGTCGGCGACCTGTTCGGCGCCGGGAAGATGTTCCTGCCGCAGGTGGTGAAGTCCGCGCGGGTCATGAAGAAGGCCGTCGCGTACCTGATCCCGTTCATCGAGGCGGAGAAGCAGCCCGGCGACGCCGAACGCACCAACGGCAAGGTCGTCATGGCGACGGCGAAGGGCGACGTCCACGACATCGGCAAGAACATCGTCGGCGTCGTCCTCCAGTGCAACAACTACGACGTCGTCGACCTCGGCGTCATGGTGCCGGCACAGAAGATCCTGGACGCCGCGAAGCACGAGGGCGCCGACGTCATCGGCCTCTCCGGGCTGATCACGCCGTCGCTGGACGAGATGGTGAACCTCGCCTCGGAGATGGAGCGGCAGGGCTTCGACGTCCCGCTGCTCATCGGCGGGGCGACGACGTCGCGCGCGCACACCGCGGTCAAGATCGCGCAGAAGTACCACGGACCGGTCGTCTGGGTGAAGGACGCCTCGCGGTCGGTGCCGGTCGTCGCGGCCCTGCTCTCCGACGAGCAGCGCCCGAAGCTGCTGGCCGAGACGGCGGCCGAGTACGAGGCCCTGCGGGAGCGGCACGCCGCCCGGCAGGACAGCCGGACGATGCTGCCCATCGCCGCCGCCCGGGCCGCGGCCCCACGAATCGACTGGAGCACCTACTCCCCGCCGCGGCCGCGCATGCTGCTGCAGCAGGCGATGGACGTCTGTGCGGGCCCCTCCTGCGACCACGTCCACCACGTGGCGACCCAGTTCGTCCGGACGTTCACCGAGTATCCGCTCGAAGAGCTGCGCGGCTACATCGACTGGCAGCCGTTCTTCAACGCCTGGGAGATGCGGGGCCGCTTCCCCGACATCCTCCACAACCCGGTGTCCGGTGAGGCCGCCCGCCGGCTCTACGAGGACGCGCAGGCGATGCTCGACCAGATCATCGGCGAGAAGTGGCTGACCGCGAACGGCGCCCTCGGCCTGTTCCCGGCCAACCAGGTCGAGGGCGACGACATCGAGGTCTACACCGACGAGTCGCGCTCCGCCGTCCTGACGACGCTGCACCAACTGCGGCAGCAGACCGAGGGACGGGACGGATCGTCACGCAAGTCGCTGGCCGATTTCGTGGCGCCGAAGGCGACCGGGTTGCGCGACTACGTCGGGGCCTTCGCGGTGACCGCCGGCCTGGGCTCCGTCGAGCGGGTCATGGCGTTCAAGAAGGCCAATGACGACTACAGCGCGATCCTGCTGGAGTCACTCGCCGACCGGCTGGCCGAGGCCTTCGCCGAGCGGCTGCACGAGCGGGTGCGCAAGGAGTTCTGGGCCTACGCCCCGGACGAGCACCTCGACGCCGACGGGTTGATCGCCGAGAAGTACCACGGCATCCGGCCCGCTCCGGGGTACCCGGCCTGCCCGGAGCACACGGAGAAGCAGACGATCTGGGATCTGCTGGACGTCGAGGCCACCACCGGCATCCAGCTCACCGAGAGCATGGCCATGTGGCCGGGTGCCGCGGTGAGCGGGTTGTACTTCTCGCACCCCGACTCCCGGTACTTCGTGCTGGGACGGGTCGGTCGTGACCAGGTCGAGGACTACGCGCGACGCAAGGGCTGGACCGTCGCCGAGGCGGAGAAGTGGTTGTCCCCGAACCTCGGCTATCGCACGGAGGACGAATGA
- a CDS encoding HAD family hydrolase, which yields MNRAARGVGELRAVLFDMDGTLVETEQYWGEAMFELAASLGGRMSERARAATVGSTMRRSMSILHADLGLARTEEQLLADARWVEDRTAQLLGSGISWCPGARELLIAVRAAGLRSALVTTTPRRLADIVLTTIRADLGGDPFDVTICGDEVPARKPDPAPYLQAMAALGVEPAGCVVVEDSQSGVAAGLAAGAAVLGVPTVQEIPSAPGLTVRNGLGGVDVAGLADVLARGDMADASA from the coding sequence ATGAACCGCGCGGCTCGAGGCGTCGGTGAGCTGCGAGCCGTGCTGTTCGACATGGACGGCACGCTGGTGGAGACGGAGCAGTACTGGGGCGAGGCGATGTTCGAGCTCGCCGCGAGCCTCGGCGGGAGGATGTCCGAGCGCGCCCGGGCGGCCACGGTGGGCTCCACCATGCGCCGGTCGATGAGCATCCTGCACGCCGACCTCGGGCTGGCCCGGACCGAGGAACAGCTGCTGGCCGACGCCCGCTGGGTCGAGGACCGGACGGCGCAGCTCCTTGGCTCCGGCATCTCCTGGTGCCCGGGTGCGCGCGAGCTGCTCATCGCGGTCCGGGCCGCGGGTCTGCGGTCGGCCCTGGTCACCACCACACCGCGGCGGCTGGCCGACATCGTCCTGACGACCATCCGTGCCGATCTGGGTGGTGATCCGTTCGACGTTACCATCTGCGGTGACGAGGTGCCGGCGCGCAAGCCCGACCCGGCGCCCTACCTGCAGGCGATGGCCGCACTCGGGGTGGAGCCCGCCGGGTGCGTCGTGGTCGAGGACTCGCAGTCCGGGGTGGCGGCGGGTCTCGCCGCAGGTGCCGCCGTCCTGGGCGTCCCGACCGTCCAGGAGATCCCCAGCGCACCCGGGCTCACCGTGCGGAACGGCCTCGGCGGCGTCGACGTGGCCGGACTGGCCGACGTCCTGGCCCGTGGCGACATGGCCGACGCGTCCGCCTGA
- a CDS encoding metal-dependent hydrolase family protein, with translation MRAYRADVAFDGERRLPGGALVLVDDGVIVGVESASSPTPDGCPVTDGAALLPGLIDTHVHLCGDSSPRALDQFAELSADQLQAVITTAEEQHLQAGVTTVRDLGDDRWAVVERSRTGDDGPTVVASGPPLTVPGGHCWSMGGVATGPEGLREAVRERVDRGAGVVKIMTSGGVLTPDTDVLACQFSLGEMRAVVDEAHGHGLPVTAHAHGLAAVELAVESGVDGIEHCSCLTHTGARLPPALAERLVEAGTYVCPTVGRVPGVAPPPHVQARLAAIGSTFEDHLVHVVELVNAGITFLAGTDAGIGPSKRHGLVPMAVADLVACGAPATEALASATGLAARACGLQRRTGRLAVGLEADLLLVDGDPLIDVTALQRPRTVVSRGREVPLPRQ, from the coding sequence GTGCGCGCCTACCGGGCCGATGTCGCCTTCGACGGCGAACGACGACTGCCGGGCGGCGCGCTCGTCCTCGTCGACGACGGCGTCATCGTCGGGGTCGAGTCCGCCTCCTCCCCCACACCCGACGGCTGCCCGGTCACCGACGGCGCGGCGCTGTTGCCCGGCCTCATCGACACGCACGTGCACCTCTGTGGCGACAGCAGCCCGCGGGCGCTGGACCAGTTCGCCGAACTGTCCGCCGACCAGCTGCAGGCGGTCATCACGACCGCGGAGGAGCAGCACCTCCAGGCAGGCGTGACGACCGTGCGCGATCTCGGGGACGACCGGTGGGCTGTCGTCGAACGGTCGCGCACGGGCGACGACGGGCCCACCGTCGTCGCATCCGGGCCTCCGCTCACGGTCCCGGGTGGTCACTGCTGGTCGATGGGGGGCGTCGCGACGGGCCCGGAAGGGCTGCGCGAGGCTGTCCGCGAGCGGGTGGATCGCGGTGCCGGCGTCGTGAAGATCATGACCAGTGGCGGTGTCCTGACACCGGACACCGACGTCCTCGCCTGCCAGTTCAGCCTCGGGGAGATGCGTGCCGTGGTGGACGAGGCCCACGGCCACGGGCTCCCCGTGACAGCCCATGCCCACGGACTCGCGGCGGTGGAACTCGCCGTCGAGTCCGGCGTCGACGGCATCGAGCACTGCAGTTGCCTGACGCACACCGGTGCCCGACTGCCCCCGGCGCTGGCCGAACGACTGGTCGAGGCCGGTACCTACGTCTGCCCGACCGTCGGGCGCGTCCCCGGCGTCGCTCCACCCCCGCACGTACAGGCACGTCTGGCGGCGATCGGGTCGACGTTCGAGGACCACCTCGTGCACGTCGTTGAGCTCGTCAACGCCGGGATCACGTTCCTCGCCGGCACCGACGCCGGGATCGGCCCGTCCAAGAGGCACGGGTTGGTGCCCATGGCGGTCGCCGACCTCGTCGCGTGCGGAGCCCCCGCGACCGAGGCGCTGGCGTCGGCAACCGGCCTGGCGGCCCGGGCGTGCGGCCTGCAGCGGCGCACCGGACGTCTGGCCGTGGGCCTGGAGGCCGATCTACTGCTGGTCGACGGCGACCCACTGATCGACGTGACGGCTCTGCAGCGGCCACGCACGGTGGTGTCGCGGGGCCGCGAGGTGCCGCTGCCCCGCCAGTAG
- a CDS encoding DUF664 domain-containing protein — MRLHLAEQTAWHAGHADAIREPLDGATV; from the coding sequence GTGCGCCTCCATCTGGCCGAGCAGACCGCCTGGCACGCCGGCCACGCCGACGCCATCCGCGAGCCCCTGGACGGCGCGACCGTGTGA
- a CDS encoding RecB family exonuclease has translation MTAILHTEPAPELPVESAADATAPRRPSLSPSRAADFKTCPLLYRFRTIDRLPERKSLAAVRGTLVHSVLERLYDLPPAGRTVAAAQELIEPAWAELRDEPGIAELFATAQDEGAETDANAPESVDAWLASAGKLVEKYFTLEDPTRIQPDGREQLVEVTLPDGLLLRGFVDRLDVAPNGALRVVDYKTGSMPREAFEAKALFQMKFYALVLWRTRGVVAAQLKLIYLGDGDTLTYAPDEAELLRFERTLQAIWAAIGRAVATGDFRPNKTRLCGWCDHQAVCPEWGGTPPPFPAEAAAAAGWQTVLPVVERA, from the coding sequence ATGACGGCGATCCTGCACACGGAACCGGCACCCGAGCTCCCCGTGGAGAGCGCTGCCGACGCGACCGCACCCCGCCGTCCCTCCCTGTCGCCGAGCCGGGCGGCCGACTTCAAGACCTGCCCGCTGCTGTACCGCTTCCGCACCATCGACCGGTTGCCCGAGCGCAAGAGCCTGGCCGCCGTCCGCGGCACCCTGGTGCACTCCGTCCTCGAGCGGCTCTACGACCTCCCGCCGGCCGGCCGCACCGTCGCGGCGGCGCAGGAGCTCATCGAGCCGGCCTGGGCCGAGCTGCGGGACGAGCCGGGCATCGCCGAGCTGTTCGCGACGGCGCAGGACGAAGGAGCGGAGACCGACGCGAACGCCCCCGAGTCCGTGGACGCGTGGCTGGCGTCGGCCGGGAAGCTGGTGGAGAAGTACTTCACGCTGGAGGACCCGACCCGCATCCAGCCGGACGGACGCGAGCAGCTCGTCGAGGTGACCTTGCCGGACGGGCTCCTGCTGCGCGGGTTCGTCGACCGGCTCGACGTCGCGCCCAACGGCGCCCTCCGGGTCGTCGACTACAAGACCGGCTCGATGCCCCGCGAGGCCTTCGAGGCCAAGGCGCTGTTCCAGATGAAGTTCTACGCCCTGGTGCTCTGGCGCACTCGTGGCGTGGTGGCCGCCCAGCTCAAGCTGATCTATCTCGGGGACGGCGACACGCTCACCTACGCCCCGGACGAGGCGGAGCTGCTCCGGTTCGAGCGCACCCTGCAGGCCATCTGGGCCGCGATCGGACGCGCGGTGGCGACCGGCGACTTCCGGCCCAACAAGACCCGGCTCTGCGGCTGGTGCGACCACCAGGCGGTCTGTCCCGAGTGGGGTGGCACTCCCCCGCCCTTCCCCGCGGAAGCGGCCGCGGCCGCCGGCTGGCAGACCGTGCTGCCCGTCGTCGAGCGCGCCTGA
- a CDS encoding tRNA (adenine-N1)-methyltransferase, whose protein sequence is MDTQHDAAEAVAPEPEPAAPTPREPVAGAFVAGDRVQLTDPKGRLHTVVLEPGKQFHTHRGAIEHDHLIGAPEGSVVMSTANTGYLAFRPLLADFVLSMPRGAQVIYPKDAAQIVGFGDVGPGMRVLEAGAGSGALSCSLLRAVGSGGSLTSYERREDFADVARGNVEAFFGEVPANWSLRLGDLADHPAEEAVDRVVLDMLEPWAVLPTVAAALRPGGVLVGYVATTTQLSTYVEALRAQGVWTEPHAWESLLRPWHSVGLAVRPEHRMVAHTAFLVTARRLAEGTVAPIRQRRAQKH, encoded by the coding sequence GTGGACACGCAGCACGACGCCGCCGAGGCCGTCGCCCCCGAGCCCGAGCCGGCGGCCCCGACCCCCCGGGAGCCGGTTGCCGGCGCATTCGTCGCCGGGGACCGGGTGCAGCTGACCGATCCGAAGGGCCGGTTGCACACCGTCGTCCTCGAGCCGGGCAAGCAGTTCCACACCCACCGCGGCGCGATCGAGCACGACCACCTGATCGGCGCCCCCGAGGGCTCGGTCGTGATGTCGACGGCGAACACCGGCTACCTGGCCTTCCGGCCGCTGCTGGCCGATTTCGTGCTCTCCATGCCGCGCGGCGCCCAGGTGATCTATCCCAAGGACGCCGCACAGATCGTCGGCTTCGGCGACGTGGGCCCGGGCATGCGGGTGCTGGAGGCGGGCGCCGGCTCCGGTGCGCTGAGCTGCTCGCTGCTGCGTGCCGTGGGGTCCGGGGGCTCGCTCACCAGCTACGAGCGGCGGGAGGACTTCGCCGACGTCGCCCGCGGCAACGTCGAGGCCTTCTTCGGCGAGGTCCCGGCCAACTGGTCGCTGCGGTTGGGCGACCTCGCCGACCATCCGGCCGAGGAGGCCGTCGACCGCGTCGTCCTCGACATGCTGGAGCCGTGGGCCGTCCTGCCCACGGTGGCCGCGGCGCTGCGGCCCGGGGGAGTGCTGGTGGGGTATGTCGCGACCACCACGCAGCTGTCGACCTACGTGGAGGCGCTCCGCGCACAGGGGGTCTGGACGGAGCCGCATGCCTGGGAGTCGCTGCTGCGCCCGTGGCACTCGGTCGGCCTCGCCGTCCGCCCCGAGCACCGGATGGTCGCGCACACGGCGTTCCTCGTCACCGCCCGGCGACTCGCCGAGGGAACCGTGGCGCCCATCCGGCAGCGGCGGGCACAGAAGCACTGA
- the arc gene encoding proteasome ATPase, whose product MSLGPDEIRARRERDVAALLSQISYLEEEIGLLRRKVADSPRQVRLLEERIAEAEGRAAFLSERNDKLAGTLRDAREQLVSLKEEVDRLGQPPSGYGIFLTRFEDGTVDVFTGGRKLRVSVSPNVEVESLRTGQEVMLNEAMNVVEARDFERSGDVVMLKELLEPIDGVTPRALVIGHTDEERVVFLADSLTGQPLRVGDSLLLESRSGYVYERIPKSEVEELVLEEVPDIDYGDIGGLSRQIEQIRDAVELPFLHADLFRTYELRPPKGILLYGPPGCGKTLIAKAVANSLAKKVAAVRGDGDTSQGKSYFLNIKGPELLNKYVGETERHIRLVFQRAREKASEGTPVIVFFDEMDSIFRTRGSGVSSDVESTIVPQLLSEIDGVEGLENVIVIGASNREDMIDPAILRPGRLDVKIKIERPDAEAARDIFSKYLTTSLPINPDDLAEHGGSREATIAGMIQRTVERMYTESEENRFLEVTYANGDKEVLYFKDFNSGAMLQNIVDRAKKMAIKEHLETGTSGLRVSHLMAACLDEFKENEDLPNTTNPDDWARISGKKGERIVYIRTLISGKGNESGRAIDTATNTGQYL is encoded by the coding sequence ATGAGTCTGGGTCCCGACGAGATTCGAGCGCGGCGTGAACGAGACGTCGCGGCACTGCTCAGCCAGATCTCCTACCTCGAGGAAGAGATCGGTCTCCTCCGGCGGAAGGTGGCCGACAGCCCCCGGCAGGTGCGGCTCCTCGAGGAGCGGATCGCGGAGGCCGAGGGGCGTGCGGCGTTCCTCTCCGAGCGCAACGACAAGCTCGCCGGCACCCTGCGCGACGCCCGCGAGCAGCTGGTGTCGCTCAAGGAGGAGGTCGACCGGCTCGGCCAGCCGCCGTCCGGCTACGGCATCTTCCTGACGCGGTTCGAGGACGGCACCGTCGACGTCTTCACCGGTGGCCGCAAGCTGCGGGTGTCGGTCTCGCCGAACGTCGAGGTCGAGAGCCTGCGCACCGGCCAGGAGGTCATGCTCAACGAGGCGATGAACGTCGTCGAGGCGCGGGACTTCGAGCGCTCCGGGGACGTCGTCATGCTCAAGGAGCTCCTCGAGCCCATCGACGGCGTGACGCCGCGGGCGCTGGTCATCGGGCACACCGACGAGGAGCGGGTCGTCTTCCTCGCCGACTCGCTCACCGGTCAGCCGCTGCGGGTCGGGGACTCGCTGCTGCTCGAGTCGCGCTCGGGCTACGTCTACGAGCGGATCCCGAAGAGCGAGGTCGAGGAGCTCGTCCTCGAAGAGGTCCCCGACATCGACTACGGCGACATCGGTGGCCTCTCGCGGCAGATCGAGCAGATCCGCGACGCCGTCGAGCTGCCGTTCCTGCACGCCGACCTGTTCCGCACCTACGAGCTGCGCCCGCCGAAGGGCATCCTGCTGTACGGCCCGCCCGGTTGCGGGAAGACGCTGATCGCCAAGGCCGTGGCGAACTCGCTGGCCAAGAAGGTCGCGGCCGTCCGCGGCGACGGCGACACGAGCCAGGGGAAGTCCTACTTCCTCAACATCAAGGGCCCGGAGCTGCTCAACAAGTACGTCGGCGAGACCGAGCGGCACATCCGCCTGGTCTTCCAGCGGGCGCGGGAGAAGGCCAGCGAGGGCACCCCGGTCATCGTGTTCTTCGACGAGATGGACTCGATCTTCCGCACCCGCGGGTCGGGGGTCTCCTCCGACGTCGAGTCGACGATCGTGCCGCAGCTGCTCAGCGAGATCGACGGCGTGGAGGGCCTGGAGAACGTCATCGTCATCGGCGCCTCCAACCGCGAGGACATGATCGACCCGGCGATCCTGCGGCCCGGCCGGCTCGACGTGAAGATCAAGATCGAGCGGCCCGACGCCGAGGCCGCGCGCGACATCTTCAGCAAGTACCTGACGACGTCGCTGCCGATCAACCCCGACGACCTGGCCGAGCACGGCGGCAGCCGCGAGGCGACGATCGCCGGGATGATCCAGCGGACCGTCGAGCGCATGTACACCGAGAGCGAGGAGAACCGCTTCCTCGAGGTCACCTACGCCAACGGTGACAAGGAGGTCCTGTACTTCAAGGACTTCAACTCCGGCGCCATGCTGCAGAACATCGTCGACCGGGCGAAGAAGATGGCGATCAAGGAGCACCTGGAGACCGGCACCTCCGGTCTGCGGGTCAGCCACCTGATGGCCGCCTGCCTCGACGAGTTCAAGGAGAACGAGGACCTGCCCAACACGACCAACCCCGACGACTGGGCGCGGATCTCGGGCAAGAAGGGCGAGCGGATCGTCTACATCCGCACGCTGATCAGCGGCAAGGGCAACGAGTCCGGCCGGGCCATCGACACGGCCACGAACACCGGCCAGTACCTCTAG
- a CDS encoding transglycosylase family protein produces the protein MTNPSTNPRTSTRSLRRRAAGLTAAGAVLVAPFLASGTANAADGATWDRLAQCESSGNWAINTGNGYYGGLQFSQSTWEGFGGTAYAPRADLATREQQIATAEKTLAVQGWGAWPACSAKLGLGEADKAGSAAAPAPAPAAAPAAAPATAPAPAPAGQAYTVVAGDTLSGIAAAHGLDWRDVYAANQAVIGEDPTLIFPGQVLTLG, from the coding sequence ATGACGAACCCGAGCACGAACCCCCGTACGTCCACCCGCTCCCTCCGGCGTCGCGCGGCCGGTCTGACGGCCGCCGGCGCCGTCCTGGTCGCCCCGTTCCTCGCGTCCGGAACGGCGAACGCCGCCGACGGCGCCACCTGGGACCGCCTCGCGCAGTGCGAGAGCAGCGGCAACTGGGCCATCAATACCGGCAACGGCTACTACGGCGGCCTGCAGTTCTCCCAGTCCACCTGGGAAGGCTTCGGCGGCACCGCCTACGCCCCGCGGGCCGACCTGGCCACCCGTGAACAGCAGATCGCCACGGCCGAGAAGACCCTGGCGGTGCAGGGCTGGGGCGCCTGGCCGGCCTGCTCGGCGAAGCTCGGCCTCGGTGAGGCCGACAAGGCCGGCAGCGCGGCGGCACCCGCGCCCGCACCGGCTGCGGCACCCGCCGCAGCACCGGCTACCGCACCCGCACCGGCTCCGGCCGGGCAGGCCTACACCGTGGTCGCCGGCGACACCCTCTCCGGGATCGCAGCGGCGCACGGCCTGGACTGGCGGGACGTGTACGCCGCCAACCAGGCGGTCATCGGCGAGGACCCGACCCTGATCTTCCCGGGTCAGGTGCTCACCCTCGGCTGA